A region from the Arachis ipaensis cultivar K30076 chromosome B01, Araip1.1, whole genome shotgun sequence genome encodes:
- the LOC107605337 gene encoding asparagine synthetase [glutamine-hydrolyzing] 2, protein MCGILAVLGCSDDSQAKRVRVLELSRRLKHRGPDWSGLHQYADNYLAHQRLAIVDPASGDQPLYNEDKSIVVTVNGEIYNHEELRKQLPNHTFRTESDCDVIAHLYEEHGEGFVDMLDGIFSFVLLDTRDNSFLVARDAIGVTSLYIGWGLDGSVWIASELKGLNDDCEHFETFPPGHLYSSKDREFRRWYNPPWFSEAIPSAPYDPLALRNAFEMAVIKRLMTDVPFGVLLSGGLDSSLVAAITARHLAGTKAAKQWGAKLHSFCVGLKGAPDLRAAKEVADYLGTVHHEFHFTVQDGIDAIEDVIYHIETYDVTTIRASTPMFLMSRKIKSLGVKWVISGEGSDEIFGGYLYFHKAPNKEEFHQETCRKIKALHKYDCLRANKSTYAWGLEARVPFLDKEFINVAMNIDPENKMIKPEEGRIEKWVLRKAFDDEEHPYLPKHILYRQKEQFSDGVGYSWIDGLKAHAAKHVTDKMMLNAANIFPHNTPNTKEAYYYRMIFERFFPQNSARLTVPGGASVACSTAKAVEWDAAWSNNLDPSGRAALGVHNSAYENQINSAKAAVGPEKIIPKMEISPLGVAIQS, encoded by the exons ATGTGTGGCATCCTTGCTGTTCTTGGTTGCTCCGATGACTCCCAAGCCAAGAGGGTTCGGGTTCTCGAGCTTTCTCGCAG ATTGAAGCACCGTGGACCTGATTGGAGTGGGCTCCACCAATATGCTGACAACTATTTGGCTCATCAAAGGTTAGCCATAGTTGATCCTGCTTCTGGTGATCAACCTCTTTACAATGAAGACAAGTCCATTGTTGTCACG GTGAATGGAGAGATTTACAATCATGAAGAGCTTAGAAAACAGCTTCCTAATCACACTTTCAGAACCGAAAGTGACTGTGATGTTATTGCACACCTG TATGAGGAGCATGGAGAGGGTTTTGTGGACATGCTTGATGGaatattttcttttgttctgttggaTACTCGTGACAACAGTTTTCTTGTTGCAAGAGATGCCATTGGAGTCACATCCTTGTACATTGGTTGGGGCCTAGATG gCTCTGTTTGGATTGCGTCTGAACTGAAAGGATTGAATGATGATTGCGAACATTTCGAGACTTTTCCGCCGGGTCACTTGTATTCAAGCAAAGATAGAGAATTTAGGAGATGGTACAACCCTCCATGGTTCTCTGAGGCTATTCCATCAGCACCTTATGATCCTCTAGCTTTGAGAAATGCCTTTGAAATG GCTGTCATAAAAAGGTTGATGACTGATGTGCCTTTTGGTGTCCTGCTATCCGGAGGGTTGGACTCTTCCCTAGTCGCCGCCATCACGGCTCGTCACCTAGCCGGCACGAAAGCTGCCAAGCAGTGGGGAGCAAAACTACACTCATTTTGTGTAGGCCTTAAG GGAGCACCAGATCTAAGGGCTGCAAAAGAAGTTGCAGATTATCTAGGCACAGTTCATCATGAGTTTCACTTTACTGTCCAG GATGGCATAGATGCTATTGAAGATGTTATCTATCACATTGAGACTTATGATGTTACCACAATCAGAGCAAGCACTCCCATGTTCCTTATGTCGCGCAAGATCAAATCTCTGGGCGTCAAATGGGTGATCTCTGGAGAAGGATCTGATGAGATCTTTGGAGGGTATCTCTACTTTCACAAGGCACCAAACAAGGAGGAGTTCCACCAAGAAACGTGCCGCAAG ATTAAGGCACTTCACAAATATGATTGCTTGAGGGCCAATAAATCAACATATGCTTGGGGTCTAGAAGCCAGAGTACCATTTTTGGACAAGGAGTTTATCAATGTTGCGATGAATATAGATCCTGAGAACAAAATG ATAAAACCGGAGGAAGGACGCATCGAAAAATGGGTTCTGAGGAAGGCCTTTGACGACGAAGAACACCCCTATCTGCCAAAG CACATTTTATATAGGCAGAAAGAACAATTCAGTGATGGAGTTGGCTATAGTTGGATTGATGGCCTTAAAGCACATGCTGCAAAACAT GTGACTGATAAGATGATGCTCAATGCTGCTAACATCTTCCCCCACAACACACCAAACACCAAAGAAGCATATTACTATAGGATGATCTTTGAGAGGTTCTTCCCTCAG AACTCGGCTAGGCTCACAGTTCCCGGAGGAGCGAGTGTTGCGTGTAGCACAGCCAAAGCAGTAGAGTGGGATGCTGCATGGTCTAACAACCTTGATCCTTCCGGAAGAGCCGCGCTTGGGGTTCACAATTCTGCCTATGAGAATCAAATCAACTCGGCCAAAGCCGCCGTAGGACCAGAGAAGATCATACCTAAGATGGAGATTTCTCCACTTGGAGTTGCCATTCAGAGCTAG
- the LOC107605424 gene encoding protein PMR5 (The sequence of the model RefSeq protein was modified relative to this genomic sequence to represent the inferred CDS: added 71 bases not found in genome assembly), with product MALQSPASLLLHFLVLFITTLSLHSNLSFSALLLSLRHHHQHLKSERPMIHANQSNCALFVGNWVHDDSYPLYQSSSCPMIDPQFNCQLYGRPDSDYLKYRWRPLNCDLPRFNGGEFLMQMRGKTVLFVGDSLGHNQWESLICMLYTAVPQSQSQTQMVKGEPLSTFRFLDYGVTISFYKSPFLVEVDVVQGKRILRVEEVDGNGDPWRNADVISFNTGHWWTHEGSLQGWDYIELGGKYYPNMDRLAALERGLRTWANWVDTNIDRTRTKVFFLGISPTHTNPNEWNNGVTGVTRKSCYGETEPISGTSATAYPGAEYPEQMKVIDMVLRDMKNPPSLLDITLLSAFRKDGHPSIYTGDLSPQQRSNPLYSDCSHWCLPGLPDTWNELFYTALFY from the exons ATGGCACTTCAATCTCCAgcatctcttcttcttcatttccttGTCCTCTTCATCACAACACTTTCCCTTCACTCTAATCTATCTTTCTCAGCTTTGCTACTAAGTTTAAGGCATCACCATCAGCACTTAAAGAGTGAGAGACCAATGATTCATGCAAACCAAAGCAACTGTGCATTGTTTGTTGGAAACTGGGTTCATGATGACTCATACCCTCTTTACCAATCTTCAAGCTGCCCCATGATTGATCCTCAGTTCAACTGCCAATTGTATGGTAGACCTGATTCTGATTACCTCAAATACAGATGGAGACCCCTCAATTGTGATCTTCCAAG gTTCAATGGAGGTGAATTTCTGATGCAAATGAGAGGGAAAACAGTGTTGTTTGTGGGTGATTCACTTGGGCATAACCAGTGGGAATCATTGATCTGTATGCTATACACTGCAGTTCCTCAGTCTCAGTCTCAAACCCAGATGGTTAAGGGAGAGCCTCTCTCAACCTTCAGATTCTTG GACTATGGTGTAACCATTTCGTTTTATAAATCTCCATTTTTGGTTGAGGTTGATGTGGTGCAAGGGAAGAGGATTCTCAGAGTTGAGGAGGTCGATGGCAATGGCGAT ATGGGATTACATAGAACTAGGAGGGAAATACTATCCAAACATGGATCGTTTGGCAGCTTTGGAAAGAGGACTAAGAACATGGGCTAATTGGGTGGACACTAATATTGACAGAACCAGAACCAAAGTATTCTTCTTGGGAATTTCTCCTACTCACACCAA CCCAAATGAATGGAACAATGGAGTAACAGGAGTGACAAGAAAGAGTTGCTATGGCGAAACAGAACCAATAAGTGGAACATCAGCCACTGCATACCCAGGTGCTGAATATCCTGAGCAAATGAAGGTTATTGACATGGTCTTAAGAGACATGAAGAATCCACCTTCCCTTTTGGACATAACATTGTTATCCGCATTTCGAAAAGATGGCCACCCTTCCATCTACACCGGCGATTTGAGCCCTCAGCAACGATCTAATCCTCTTTACTCAGATTGCAGCCACTGGTGCCTCCCCGGCCTGCCGGATACTTGGAATGAATTGTTCTACACTGCTTTGTTCTACTAA
- the LOC107644712 gene encoding uncharacterized protein LOC107644712 → MVDKYFTSHKLAKSANGKIVSSIVLDSKFWQDYITTVKIVGPLIKLLRLVDADEKPSLGIVYEGMKRAKNAIKTMFRNQKAAYTPYTSILKMRWDKHLKHDLHAAAYYLNPGIFYSEGFVEKANVLRSLLDLLDVETLYDDSVAAMQKIQLYRDCKESFGRESAKRAASRLEPGEWWMLHGGSASNLQKMAVRLLHQTSSSSGCERNWSLFEQIHSKRRNRLEHQRLSDIVYVTYNLRLQSRLHRKKRNYNPIDIQSIDTVDFWVMEDEDDLEFTNGNVEGIESLIYTDNAMPSYPNDGGDMEVEVDMPDVVIESSNTSFGGISEDTGFGLPVYDGDIGTLNDDYDF, encoded by the exons ATGGTGGACAAATATTTCACTTCTCATAAGTTAGCCAAAAGTGCTAATGGAAAGATTGTTAGTTCAATTGTCTTGGATAGTAAGTTTTGGCAAGACTATATTACCACTGTGAAAATTGTTGGTCCTCTGATTAAGCTGTTGAGGCTTGTTGATGCTGATGAAAAACCCTCTTTGGGAATTGTGTATGAAGGCATGAAAAGAGCAAAAAATGCTATCAAGACAATGTTTAGAAATCAAAAAGCTGCTTATACGCCATACACGAGTATCTTGAAAATGAGGTGGGATAAGCATTTGAAGCATGATCTCCATGCAGCAGCATACTATTTAAATCCAGGCATTTTCTATAGTGAGGGTTTTGTTGAGAAGGCAAATGTTTTGAGATCtttacttgatttgcttgatgtTGAAACACTTTATGATGACTCAGTTGCTGCAATGCAAAAGATACAGCTGTATCGAGATTGTAAAGAAagttttgggagggaaagtgctaAGAGAGCGGCATCAAGACTCGAACCTG GTGAATGGTGGATGCTACACGGTGGGAGTGCTTCTAATTTGCAAAAAATGGCAGTCCGTCTTCTTCATCAAACCTCTTCTTCATCTGGATGTGAGAGGAACTGGAGCCTTTTTGAACAAATCCATTCAAAGAGGAGGAATCGGTTAGAGCATCAAAGGCTAAGTGACATTGTTTATGTCACCTATAACCTACGCCTTCAATCTAGGTTGCATCGAAAGAAGAGGAATTATAATCCAATTGACATTCAAAGCATTGACACAGTAGATTTTTGGGTAATGGAAGATGAGGATGATCTTGAATTTACTAATGGAAATGTTGAAGGCATTGAAAGTTTAATATACACTGATAATGCTATGCCTTCGTATCCTAATG atggtGGAGACATGGAAGTTGAAGTGGATATGCCTGATGTTGTAATTGAATCCTCAAATACTTCTTTTGGTGGTATTTCTGAAGATACTGGCTTTGGATTACCTGTTTATGATGGAGACATCGGAACACTTAATGATGATTATGACTTCTGA